CCAGGTTTTGATCCAAgcaaactaagattccacaagcccttctttcttgtttttgttctATATGGGCCTTCAATGGACTGAATGATACCCACTCACACTGGCAAGGACAaactgctttactcagtctatcaAGTAAAATGTTAATCTCTTCTGCAAACACTCCCACAACATACCCAAAACAATATTTACAAGCTATCTGGGCAACTCTTagtccagtcaagttgacacataaaattaaccatcacactatCCAATGTCTATGTTAAGAAACAGAATATTGCCAGTTCACCAGAAGACGTTTTGTGCCCCTTCTGACTCCCATCATCTTGAATTTTAGGTTaatcattctcttgcttttctgcatagttttcttatatgtatatatatctttagAATATAAACATactgcttaattttgtttttaaaaaagaaatggtactTACATAGATCTAATTCTTCTAATCAGCATTAGGAACTTCCCggatggttcagacagtaaagaatctgcttgcaatgtgggagacgtgggttcaattcctgattcaggaagaccccctgaagaagggaatggcttccattccagtattcttgcctggggaatttcatggacagaggagcctgatggacaacagttcacggggttgcaaagaatcaaacaaaactgagcaactaaccctttatGGCTTTGATATGCCTTTTCATATTATTGGCTGTACAATGTTTCGTTACCTGAATATGCAATGATTATTAAGCCATCTCATTCCTGATGGATATTCTGTTTGTTTCTAGTTTGAGGCTATTATGAACACAACTTCTTGTACATTTGTGTACTTATATTCTCAAGTGTTAACCTAGAAATAAAATTGCAGAATTACAGAGTATATACCTATTCAGCTTTATTCTATCATGCCAAACTGTCAAGAGAAGTGatatcagtttacatttctaATGGAAGTTAGGATGAGTGTTCTTAATTTCTCATATCCCATATATACATCATCAGAGTACAAATTTTGTACttcttttattaaactttttcctaattattttgttctttttgatgctgCTATAAATaggatttttcttaatttctttttcagattgttcattgccggtgtatagaaatataattgcttttttaTGTTGACCTTGTAGCCTGCAACCTGGCTGAactcatttattagctctaatagGGTCCTTGTAGATGCCTCAGAATTTTCTGTATACAACATGATGCTATCTGGAAGTATAATTctacttatttctttcttttaaaaaaaaatttacttggcTTCACTGTGTCTTAGTTACAGTCAAGGGATCTTTAACTATgggatgagaactcttagttgcagcatgagaactcttagttatggcattgtgggatccagctccctgaccaaggaccaaacctgggctccctgcattgagagtgtggcgtcttagccactggaccaccagggaagtccctacttatTCCTTCCTAATCtgggtgccttttttttttttttttttttttgtctaattaCCTTGGCTAGAACCTCCAATAGAATGTTGAAGGGAAGCGGTGAGAACAGACGCCCTTCCTTGTTCCTAATCATAGTGAAAACATTCAGTCGTTTATCATTAAGTAAAATATCTGCTATGGGGCCCAGAGATGCTCTTTATCAGGCTATTTTGTAGTGCTAGTTTGCTAAGTACTTCTATCATGAAGAGATGTtgaatttttcaaatgctttttctgcatctaatgAGGTAGCAAAAATCATCTTGTCTTTGTCCAAACTTTGTTCTGGGCCCTTTGAGTGACCCTTTTTAATTATGAACATGCGAAGCAAGTTTACAACCATTACTTCCAGAAGAAGGTACAACAAGCTACTTTGGGCCTTGGTTAAGACCTGTGATTTGGTATGTAGAGCGCTTCCATGCAATTATTTGAATTCTCAAAATTCAACCAAAATCAAAGACTGTCTGGAAGGGAAGAGGTGCAGATGAAACCTCTTCTTAATGAGACCTGTCAGATGAGAAGCCACTTTAATGGGAAAGCTGCCCTTCCCAGCCATCCTGATAGCTGCTTTGCTTCCCAGGAATTGCTTGTGTGCACTGTGAGATGTTCCCCCctacccccactcccccaccccccacccccccagctaACCTGTGGGGTGCCTACAGCAGCCTCTCCACTGCCGCCACTACTGGACGAGACTCACAGTGCAGGCTGTCCTCAGTCTGGGGGTGATGGGACCTGGGTCACACATGCAGGAGACAGTGGCTCGACAAGAGTCTCTTTAGGCTTCCAGGCATCATGTGCCTCAGCTAATACAGCAATTCCTGCAGTAGACAGACAGAACCTAACATCAGACCAACGTTGGGCCTCTGGCTGCTCAAGCTGAGAAGCCCTGAGACAACCAGGACCAGTAGGTGGTCCTCTCAGAAGTAAAAAATGTGAAGTTCAGCccttagcatcacctgggagttcTGATGTCCTGCAGGCAAGTGCAGGAGGATGAATTCACTGAACTCTTGAGAACAACAGTGCTGGATATCTTTTCTTTGCCCATCACTCAGATACACTTTCCAACCCTCTCTTCCCAGCTCTGTGCCTAGGAGACTGGGATGCATGGGCCAACTTAGACTCCCTGGCTCTCTGCCTTCCAGTTGGGATTGGCCCATGGGGTTTGGTCACTAGCAGAtcagagggcaagagaaggggaggggaggtcaTTGATTCTCCTGATTCCTCCCCTGTTGGGTCAATAGGGGtatccttctctctttctcaggCCACATTTCACTTCAGACATGTCTATCCACATAGTATGtgctctttctccctcctctcccctctgtctTTCCCCCCAGCCTAGCCCAATAGACTCCCTTCTATTGCCCCCTCACATCTCCCCTCACTTACTGAGATCCCATTGCTTTCATTGACCCCACTTGCATCTCTGAAAAGAGTACCTTTGTTGAACCCTTTTCAAATGACCCAATTTGAATGCACTGTTTCCCGCCACCACCCTGACTAGTACAGAAACTATGAGGTCCGTGGACATGTCTTGGGTTGGATATCCAGGGAGAAGAACCAGACTTTCTGCTGATCATTCTGATTTGAACTTTGAGAGAAAtgtgaacacattttttttcacctGAGCTGGTAAAGCAGAGTACAAGTCACACCTGTGTTTACACATCTATTCCCCCCTACCTGCCAGGGAGCACCTGGAGAATTACGATGTTCGCCTTTGGAGTTCTGTGGATGGTAGATGTTCAAAAATGTTCCTCAAGCACAACTGAACTGTAAGCCCTTACGCAAGTCACCTGTCTCTCCAGGTCTCAGGTACTTCATCTGTACAAACTCTATCCAGGAACACTGAAATGTCACCTACTTGGGCTAAGTAAGAAAAAAAGTCAGTGCAGAGGTAATTGGCATATTGATTAATGCTTTTATGTCAGCTTAATTGTTTTCAAAGACACAGAGTAGTATGAGCTTGGGAAACAAAGGAAGTTGGGCAGAATGTCGTTGGATGTGCTtttaatcaaacattttaaatggcACATAATAAACACATTGCTTTAAAGCAAAAGGgtcctagaaagaaaaacaccaatacagtatactaactcatatacatggaatttagaaagatggtaacaataaccctgtgtacgagacagcaaaagagacactgatgtatagaacagtcttatggactctgtgggagagggagagggtgggaagatttgggagaatggcattgaagcaggtataatatcatgtatgaaacgagtcgccagtccaggttcgatgcacgatacatgatgcttggggctggtgcactgggatgacccagagggatggtatggggagggaggagggaggagggttcaggatcgggaacacatgtatacctgtggcggattcatttcgatattgggcaaaactaatacaatactgtaaagtttaaaaataaaataaaattaaacaaacaaacaaacaaacaaaggaggTGCTTCTTCCGcttaatggcatccggtcccatcacttcatgggaaatagatggggaaacagtggaaacagtgtcagactttatttttctgggctccaaaatcactgcagatggtgactgcagccatgaaaataaaagacgcttactccttagaaggaaagttatgaccaacctagatagcatattcaaaagcagagacattactttgccaacaaaagttgtctagtcaaggctatggtttttcctgtggtcatgtatggatgtgagagttggactgtgaagaaggctgagcgcccgaataattgatgcttttgaactgtggtgttggagaagactcttgagagtcccttggactgcaaggagatccaaccagtccattctgaaggagatccaaccagtccaatctgaaggagatcagccctgggatttctttgaaaggaatgatgctaaagctgaaactccagcacttagcccacctcatgcgaagagttgactcattggaaaagactctgatgctgggggggattgggggcaagaggagaaggggacaacagaggatgagatggctggatggcatcactgactcgatggacgtgagtttgagtgaattccgggagttggtgatggacagggaggcctggcatgctgcgattcatggggtctcaaagagtcagacacgactgagcgactgatctgatctgatctgataataacATGTGCTGCTATGGCCCACTCTATATTTGACATCAAAAGAAATCTGCGTTGTATTGTTGTGACAAAATGCCAGGTTACAAAACACTGTGTACAGCACGATCCTAATTTCCAACAATATTCCTACCCGTTTATCTATACAGGACGGGGGAACTGATGCTTGCTGCCGCGTGGTGTGGTaaagtgttatttattttctgcttattacttttacattaaaaaataaactaaagctCTTTCTAAAGCTCATTGCTTGAGGAGAAGCAAAAGGGTCAGGCCTGTAAGGGCGATGGAGGGAGGCTAGGCGAAGAGGACCGCAGATGGAGGGACGCGGGGCCCGCTCCCCTGCCTGCGGCGCGCTCCACTTACGGCACAGAGGAGAGGGGCGCAGGGGGAGCGGCAGGgaagggatggaggtgggagaagaGAAAGCTGTGGGGCGCCGTGTGGGCGGGTCTCCGCGGCGATGCGGCGGGCGGAGCGCCTGGGGGCGGGGTCCGGGCCAGGGCGTGACTCGCCAGGGAAGGGGCGCGGGGTGGGGCAGGTATCGACGCCGGTGGGGCGGCGCGGAAGTGGGGCCACGCGCATTGGGGCGGGGTCCCGACGGGGGCCCCTCGGTGTCCGGTGcgagggcggggcggggaggggcggggtcgTGGGCGGCTCCGCCCTCCGCGGCTGGGAAGGCGGGGCGGACGGGCTCCGGAAGGCGGAGGGAAGGAACCGGATTTGGGGCGATGGCGGCGTCCAACGTGCTGCTGGTGATGGGCGTGAGCGGCTCGGGGAAGTAGGTGCTGGGGGCCAGCCTCGGGAGGCGCAATGGGGAGGCGGCGCGAGGCGGAGGCCAGACCTGCCGCAGTTTTGGGCCCGTGGCGACTGGAGTTCCCTGGGGAgcccccttcctttccctttgccgatgaggaaactgaggcccagaacaccttgctccctccctctccccacttgcCTGCCTGCTCGCTCCGGGAGCTCCTGGCCCGGGGCCACTTCCCAGACTCGGGCTTTGCAGCTCTGAATTTAGGCAGAGGCGCCTGCTGGGATAACGGGTTCTGCTTGGCCCCTGGAGCGGCCCGGGCAGGTTGTTGGGGGCCTCAAGTCAGAACAGCGTGCAGGAGAGCAAGGGACCACAGAGCACGGGCAAATCTCCTCCCAAGCGCCTAGAGACAGGCGCTTTGTCAGGCTGGACAGCACTAGCCTCCTCCTTCCTGGCCTTGGACTTTTCTGATCAGAGTTTAGAAAGTGAATTTAACTTTCTAACCTACTGTGTTCCCCGCTTCAACTAGAAGTATGGAGTATTAAATATGAAGAATGCTCCAGGTTTGTGAGGAAGGAAGAGCATTCCACACCACAGAGCCCCTGGCCAGCCCAGTCTGGCCAACTTGAGGGGCCGAGGAAGCCTTTCCTGCTTAGTCCAAAGTCCAGCAGTGCCCTTTATCAGAAAGGACAGGCGGCATTCCACCAGAGGCAGCAAAAGACAACTGAAGTTTTAGGGCCTCCAAAGGCTTTTCACCCTTCTAGAATGTTCTGAATCTGGAACTGCCCATGCGGTCCGGTGTATTTCCAAGACTCCTTCTTGCTCCAGGTAGGTAGGTGTAGCTTTACAAAAATTACTGTGGCATTTGGGTGCCAAACTGGTTTGTAATGCTCCGCTCTGACCAGTCTCCTGTGAGGGGAGCACTGGGCTTTATTTCTACTGAGGGTCCTTGGTCCATCTTCAAACATGGACCAGGGACCTTCACCATATCCCCTGGTTAAGAAGTTTGGTTAGAGTGGTAGAGAATGGTTCTTGTTTCCTTCTATCTACTTTCTGCCCATCTACACCCTAGTCTAGTTAGCTCTTGTTTTAAATTATGACTGGTGGCTGACACGTTCATTCCTGGCTAATCTAACTTGGTCTTAAGTGTGATTTCTGGTGTACACAGCACTGGTTTCTCCAGCCCTGGAGTTTGGCTGGGACAGTTGAATCACCGGCAGGCTGCAACATGTCAGCCTATGCAGCCTCCGTTGGAGTGAACATAATGGGAGACGTTCTAGTTCTCTCAATCCTTTGGTCACTTTAGGGAGGACGTCTCAGTGTGTCTTTTTAACACCTTCCTGATACTTTCTTAACAAAAGAGAGAACCCTTGGTAATTGACAGTATAGAATTTCTTcataatgttttgttttcattgtgtgCATCTTTTCAGTTAACCTCCTACTTAAGGCAAGTGAGGATGGCTTCCTGTATAAGGGACAGAATGAATTTCCTTCTCtaacacatttaattttaaagagtgaagcaattaaataaaaataacacgtAGATAATTGTAAAAGTGGCATGTACAACTTAGGTGAGAAGGCATGATGAACTAGGAGGAGGGTACAATAAAAAAATCCCGAAGGTTGTATGTCAGTGATTGGCATTTGGGTAATAACTTCAGAAGTTGAGAGCAAGAGGGGGCTTCCTTTCTAACTCATCGCTTGCCAGCCTCCATCCCTGCCCCCATTGCACTAGCCGTAAACCTCAAGATGTCTGAAACCAGTCTCAGTGGGCTGAGCATTATGTCCTGGGAGCtagtaggtgctcattaaatattGGCTGAGTGAAATGAgaaagtgaatggataaatgtagCTCAGTTCCCTtgttttacaggtaagaaaactgaggtttagaggaCAAGGTGGGCGTAGTCATTTAGTGGCAGAATGGAGACTGTGGCCAGATCTCAAGCTCTGGGACCCAGGCCCTCTTCACTGACCTGTAGTTGTTAGGGTCTGAACAGAGAGCATTCAACTCCCATACTTAGTAATGAATGCTGGTAATTCTCCGAGTCCTTGATTTGAAGCGTGTGTCCCTTTTAAGTCCCAATATATTAATGCTTTTATGAGCTCCGTGAACCTTGTATGGGTGCTTAGAGGTTAAATTCCCTGTCAGACCCCTCCTCCAGTATCCTCAGTAGAATTTATCACTTTATTCAGTTGTTGTCCATGTAGTGACTGGACATGACAGTCactaatcatgtccaactccttgcaaccttCACTACTTCctaatttgctcagattcatgtccgttcAGTCcttgatgctatccaaccatctcatcctattctttttcaaaaaataattatctGCAAAACAGGGACCAAAAACttaagggacaaaaaaaaaaaaaaaaaacttcaggagTTTAATGAGATCGTAGGTATTGCTTTTGGGGGAAAATTTAGTGAAAACTGGATAATTATTTAAATTCCTGGAGAAAACTAAAGCCATGCTCTAGACTCCAGGGTGAGGAGCACGTGTCTCAGTTTCAATATTGTAAGTTGTTGGTGTTTAATACCGGTGGGGCAGCCATGTGCTTCCCACGGCTCCTTGGATGGAAGAGGCAGATGGGGGAAGGGTAGTCACATGGCACCTGTGTCCTCTCCACAGATCCACCGTGGGCGCCCTGCTGGCATCTGAGGTAACCTGTGCTAACACCTCCCAGCTGCAAGTCTCGTCTTGTCTCGTTGCTTCTGGCCTGCGTGGTTTGTAAAGTCACCGCAGACACCTCCACAAAGCTTGTGAAACCCCCTGGAGCAATTTTGTCTCTTTCCTTGGTCATggaaaaaaatgatgaatgaaAAAAACAGTTGCAGCAACCCAGTGGGCGGGATTAGTGAAGCATCCTTACAGACCTCGCTGCTCCTGCACctgggtggaggagggatggTCTGTGTGGCTGCTGGTGGGAAAGAGGGTGGCCGGGTTGTTTCTACACCTGCTGTTAGTATTAGGAACCCACAGTGCCCATCACATGGGCCGCATGACCTGCTATGTACCCTCTTTCACTTTGTTCTTAAAGCTAGGATGGAAATTCTACGATGCAGATGACTACCACCCAGAGGAAAATCGAATGAAGATGCAAAAAGGGATACCGCTGAATGACGAGGTAAGGTgcactgtttttatttccaacacAGATGTCCCAGCCGAGTGATGCAGGTGAAGATGCCTGCAGCGCTTGGTGCAGTAGAGTTCCTGAGTCACACACCCAAGACAGTGCTCCAAAAGCCAGGTGCACAGCAGGCCTGCCATGTACGTGAGCTGTGGCCCTGAACTCCTGTCTAAACTCTACACTGGCATCAGGATTGATGCCACCATCAGCCCCAGCTCAGCAGGATCTGCCAGAACACTTTGTTGAGGGATTTGAATCTGCAGAGTGTAATTCCTGAGAGGGCACAGGCTCCTCGGTGGCTcatacatgtggaagttcacctTTTCTTCTCAGGATCTACCAGCCTACCCTCTCCAGGCCCTGGTGCCCACCCCAAAGCTAGAGTGATCTTTGCAAACTCAAATGGCCTTCTGGAGGTTTCCCATTATCTCAGGGTCAAGACCAGACACATAAACTCCTACACGTACATGGTCAGGCCAAATTGGCAGTGTCCCACCCCAGTGTCTTTGGGTGCACCCCACCCTCCCACATACCACCCCCACTATCCTGCCCCCATCTCCACTGCAGCTATCCTGGCCGTTTTCAGTGGCTCTGCTGCCATGCTGCTCCCCCAGGGCCTCTGTGTCTGCTGTTCCTACTGTGAGGAACACGCCTCCCCACTCCTCTCAGTTACCTGCTCATGCATCTCATCTCAGCAGCTGTGCCCCTTCTTCAGGGAAGCTCGCCCTGACTTCTAGATAAAACCTCCTCTAATGGACTCTTATGGCAGCATATCCCTTATCATCCATGTCCCAGTTGTAACATGGCATTTGATGGTGTGAGAATTCGATTAATATTTGTCCCTGTAACTAGATTTTACCCCCAAAAGGACAGGCACTGTGGCCATTTCTGTTAACCCTTATATATCCCCAGAGCCTGACACAGtgtatcagaaaatatttgtggCAAATTTGTGAATGAAAGAGTAAGTGAAAGAATGGACGGCCTGACATCTCATTCCTTTATGCACCGTTGTGAGGGCCTTTTCTAGAGGGTCTTTCTCAAACCAGAGTCACAAACTGTGGATTCATAGAACTAGCTGTCACCCAGGAGAGACTGAGAGCAGGGCCTAGGGTGGGTCCACAGAGCAGCTGGCAGCAGGGGCCCCAGGCAGGTCCACGTGCCAAGGGTGTCCAAAGGACCAGTATTGAGATGGAACTGGCCAAAGAGCAACACTGGTGTTTGTACCATGAACTCGGCTCCCCCAGTTTGTGCTCCACTTTCTTCTCTTTGTCCTGCCTTAAAGGACTGAAGTCACTAACCCCTATTAGGTCTAATTCTAGAGCACTCTGagggtttctgtttgtttcaggAAGTGCTCCCCAAGTTTAAACATTAAACCATCAAAATTTAAGTTTACAGCATTTGACtttagaaggtgggaggagagcagCCAAAAGGAGATACAGAGTAACAACTTAAACATAACAATGATACTGTACTAGAGATAATAAACATAATGTAGACAACCTGGCCCCACCACTGAGCTTGTGTGACTTTTGGCAAATGGCTTGGTCTTTCTTTGCCTCATTTTCCTCCTGTGAAGTAGGAATGGTGACAAGATCTATTTTATTGGGTCCTTGAGAGGAttagataaaatgaaaagtgTGCACAGAGACATACCTGAAGCATTCAGTGAATATCACTTCTTACTGTTGTTGTTAATACCGTAtctatatatgcatacatgtaacACATCATTTCTGTGGAGTGTGTAAAGTGTGACCGTGCTagggttattttctttttccccttgctgagtacaaaattaaagaacaaagTAAAGCAACCCCAAATGGACAGATTTTTATAATGGCATTTAAGCATCGTTCCTCTTACTCACAAGTGAGCCTTGTTAAGTGAGCAGTATTGATGGGGCTAGGGGCTGAGGAGGAGAACTGAGAAGAGGAATTTATTGCACAGAAGAAAAGGTTATCAattactggaagaaacataaCGAGTTACTAAATATATTCAGAGGAAGC
This portion of the Bubalus bubalis isolate 160015118507 breed Murrah chromosome 3, NDDB_SH_1, whole genome shotgun sequence genome encodes:
- the IDNK gene encoding probable gluconokinase isoform X2 encodes the protein MEGRGARSPACGALHLRHRGEGRRGSGREGMEVGEEKAVGRRVGGSPRRCGGRSAWGRGPGQGVTRQGRGAGWGRYRRRWGGAEVGPRALGRGPDGGPSVSGARAGRGGAGSWAAPPSAAGKAGRTGSGRRREGTGFGAMAASNVLLVMGVSGSGKSTVGALLASEDGNSTMQMTTTQRKIE